One Streptomyces sp. R28 DNA window includes the following coding sequences:
- a CDS encoding ECF transporter S component, with translation MTGRSTRQARAVRLGPRSIAALVLVSAVGVAAVGWPFLSPPASQVSAHAQDAPWLFTGLLLLLVAVVAATIAESGLGPKAVAMLGVLAATGAALRPLGAGTAGIEPMFFLMVLSGRVLGPGFGFVLGAVTMFASALLTGGVGPWLPFQMLSMGWFTMGAGLLPGPDRLRGRGELLLLAGYGFLAAFAYGTVMNMQGWPYFDPDVTPLAPDPQAGPLANLARFVAYCLATSLGWDLGRAVVTVVLSLTLGPAILKALRRATRRAAFESPVTFDAPAG, from the coding sequence ATGACCGGCCGCTCCACTCGTCAGGCCCGAGCCGTCCGCCTGGGACCCCGCTCCATCGCCGCCCTCGTCCTGGTCAGCGCGGTCGGCGTGGCCGCGGTCGGCTGGCCCTTCCTCTCCCCGCCCGCCTCGCAGGTGAGCGCGCACGCGCAGGACGCGCCCTGGCTGTTCACCGGCCTGCTTCTCCTGCTGGTGGCCGTCGTGGCCGCGACGATCGCCGAGTCCGGGCTCGGCCCGAAGGCGGTGGCGATGCTGGGCGTGCTGGCGGCGACCGGCGCCGCCCTGCGCCCCCTCGGCGCCGGAACGGCCGGTATCGAGCCGATGTTCTTCCTGATGGTGCTCAGCGGCCGGGTCCTCGGCCCGGGCTTCGGCTTCGTTCTCGGCGCGGTGACGATGTTCGCGTCCGCCCTGCTCACGGGCGGGGTGGGGCCGTGGCTGCCGTTCCAGATGCTGTCGATGGGCTGGTTCACGATGGGCGCCGGGCTGCTGCCGGGACCGGACCGCCTGCGCGGCCGCGGTGAGCTGCTCCTGCTGGCCGGCTACGGCTTCCTCGCCGCCTTCGCCTACGGCACGGTGATGAACATGCAGGGCTGGCCCTACTTCGACCCGGACGTCACGCCGCTCGCCCCCGACCCGCAGGCCGGGCCCCTGGCCAACCTCGCCCGCTTCGTCGCGTACTGCCTGGCCACCTCGCTCGGCTGGGACCTCGGCCGGGCGGTCGTCACCGTCGTTCTCAGCCTCACGCTCGGTCCGGCGATCCTCAAGGCGCTGCGCCGGGCCACGCGCCGGGCGGCCTTCGAGAGCCCGGTCACATTCGACGCTCCCGCAGGGTGA
- a CDS encoding ABC transporter ATP-binding protein yields the protein MIRFENVSVTYDGAAEPAVQGVDFEVPEGELVLLVGPSGVGKSTVIGAVSGLVPHFTGGTLRGRVTVAGRDTRTHKPRELADVVGTVGQDPLSHFVTDTVEDELAYGMESLGLAPDVMRRRVEETLDLLGLADLRARSIATLSGGQQQRVAIGSVLTPHPRALILDEPTSALDPAAAEEVLAVLQRLVHDLGTTVLMAEHRLERVIQYADQVVLLPAPGEAPILGTPAEVMAVSPVYPPVVGLGRLAGWTPLPLTVRDARRRATALRQQLEERDDNPQGCGELRDQPQRTGSRPQPAPPELLGEKPTHRRWFKRRGTPTQPSPYAAEVKALAVTRDRVQALRHVDLTVTPGETIAVMGRNGAGKSTLLNTLVGLIDPSVGSVTLGGAVGLVPQEPRDLLYADTVAAECTTADADVAAAPGTCRALVSELLPDISDDTHPRDLSEGQRLTLALAVVLTARPSLLLLDEPTRGLDYAAKARLLTLLRGLAAEGHAIVLATHDVELAAELAHRVVLLADGEVIADGPAADVVVASPSFAPQVAKILAPQKWLTVAEVREALA from the coding sequence GTGATCCGCTTCGAGAACGTCTCCGTGACGTACGACGGCGCCGCCGAACCCGCCGTCCAGGGCGTGGACTTCGAGGTCCCGGAGGGCGAACTGGTGCTGCTCGTCGGCCCGTCGGGCGTCGGCAAGTCCACCGTCATCGGCGCGGTGAGCGGGCTCGTCCCGCACTTCACCGGCGGCACCCTGCGCGGCCGCGTCACGGTGGCCGGCCGCGACACCCGCACGCACAAGCCGCGTGAACTCGCCGACGTGGTGGGCACGGTGGGGCAGGATCCCCTCTCCCACTTCGTGACCGACACCGTCGAGGACGAACTGGCCTACGGCATGGAGTCGCTGGGCCTCGCCCCGGACGTCATGCGCCGCCGCGTCGAGGAGACCCTCGACCTGCTGGGCCTGGCCGACCTGCGCGCCCGCTCCATCGCCACCCTCTCCGGCGGCCAGCAGCAACGCGTCGCGATCGGCTCGGTACTCACCCCGCACCCCAGGGCGCTGATCCTCGACGAGCCCACCTCGGCCCTCGACCCGGCCGCCGCGGAAGAGGTCCTCGCGGTCCTCCAACGCCTGGTCCACGACCTCGGCACGACGGTCCTGATGGCCGAACACCGCCTGGAACGGGTCATCCAGTACGCCGACCAGGTCGTACTGCTGCCCGCACCGGGCGAGGCCCCGATCCTGGGCACCCCGGCGGAGGTGATGGCCGTGTCGCCGGTGTATCCCCCGGTCGTAGGTCTGGGCCGCCTGGCGGGCTGGACTCCCTTGCCGCTGACGGTCCGAGACGCCCGGCGACGGGCGACAGCCCTGCGGCAACAACTTGAGGAGCGGGACGACAACCCCCAGGGGTGCGGGGAACTGCGCGACCAGCCACAACGAACCGGCAGCCGCCCGCAACCCGCTCCCCCCGAGCTATTGGGCGAAAAACCCACTCACCGCCGATGGTTCAAGCGCAGGGGCACCCCCACACAACCCTCGCCCTACGCCGCCGAAGTAAAAGCCCTCGCCGTAACCCGCGACCGCGTCCAGGCCCTACGCCACGTAGACCTCACCGTCACCCCCGGCGAAACCATCGCCGTCATGGGCCGCAACGGCGCCGGCAAATCCACCCTCCTCAACACCCTGGTCGGCCTCATCGACCCCTCCGTCGGCTCGGTCACCCTCGGCGGAGCCGTCGGCCTGGTCCCGCAGGAACCCCGCGACCTCCTCTACGCCGACACGGTCGCCGCCGAGTGCACAACCGCCGACGCCGACGTGGCCGCCGCGCCCGGCACCTGTCGCGCCCTCGTCTCCGAGCTCCTCCCGGACATCTCTGACGACACCCACCCGCGCGACCTCTCCGAGGGCCAGCGTCTGACGCTCGCCCTGGCGGTGGTCCTGACCGCACGCCCTTCCCTCCTCCTCCTCGACGAACCGACCCGAGGCCTCGACTACGCGGCCAAGGCCCGCCTGCTCACCCTTCTGCGCGGCCTCGCCGCCGAGGGGCACGCGATCGTCCTGGCCACGCACGACGTGGAGCTGGCCGCCGAACTCGCCCACCGGGTCGTGCTCCTCGCCGACGGCGAGGTGATAGCGGACGGCCCGGCAGCGGACGTAGTGGTCGCCTCGCCGTCCTTCGCCCCCCAGGTGGCCAAGATCCTGGCCCCGCAGAAGTGGCTCACGGTCGCCGAGGTGAGGGAGGCCCTCGCATGA
- a CDS encoding transglycosylase SLT domain-containing protein — MSVISSFRRISAPKKALTGAALAAATAGTLFAAAPAQAATTEAGSAQQIAKKMISDSAQYQCFSKIVDHESDWNINATNASSGAYGLVQALPGNKMASAGSDWKTNPATQIKWGVDYMKDRYGSPCGAWNFWQSNGWY, encoded by the coding sequence GTGTCCGTGATTTCCTCCTTCCGCCGCATCTCCGCCCCGAAGAAGGCCCTCACCGGTGCCGCCCTGGCCGCCGCCACCGCCGGCACCCTGTTCGCCGCCGCGCCCGCGCAGGCCGCGACGACCGAGGCCGGCTCGGCGCAGCAGATCGCGAAGAAGATGATCTCGGACTCGGCCCAGTACCAGTGCTTCTCCAAGATCGTCGACCACGAGAGCGACTGGAACATCAACGCCACGAACGCCTCCAGCGGCGCCTACGGCCTCGTCCAGGCCCTGCCCGGCAACAAGATGGCCTCCGCCGGCTCCGACTGGAAGACCAACCCGGCCACCCAGATCAAGTGGGGCGTGGACTACATGAAGGACCGCTACGGCAGCCCGTGCGGCGCCTGGAACTTCTGGCAGTCGAACGGCTGGTACTGA
- a CDS encoding CbiQ family ECF transporter T component has translation MAGPQLHPGAWWLWSLSLGTAATRTTNPLLLTLLIATSAYVVATCRPDAPWARSYTAFVKLALAVLLIRLVFAVALGSPIPGTHVIVTLPELPLPHWAQGIRLGGRVTVETLLFALYDGLRLATLLICVGAANSLANPARLLKSLPGALYEMGVAVVVALTYAPHLIADVQRLRAARRLRGRPDTGIRGLLHVGLPVLESALERSVALAAAMHARGYGRSADVPPRVRRTTTALTLGGLLGVCAGTYGVLTAEGGTYGLPVLLAGLAAALAGLRLGGRRSLRTRYRPDRWDARAWLVTGSGVAVAALLALAAARDPAALHPGVVPLVAPALPLWPAAAVLLGLLPAFISPAPRHPALKEPS, from the coding sequence ATGGCCGGGCCACAGCTGCACCCCGGCGCCTGGTGGCTCTGGTCCCTCTCCCTCGGTACCGCGGCCACCCGCACCACCAACCCCCTCCTGCTCACCCTCCTCATAGCAACGTCCGCCTACGTGGTGGCGACCTGCCGCCCCGACGCCCCCTGGGCCCGCTCCTACACGGCCTTCGTCAAGCTCGCCCTGGCCGTTCTCCTCATCCGCCTCGTCTTCGCGGTGGCCCTCGGCTCCCCCATCCCCGGCACGCATGTGATCGTCACCCTCCCCGAACTCCCCCTCCCGCACTGGGCGCAGGGCATCCGCCTGGGCGGCAGGGTCACCGTCGAGACCCTCCTGTTCGCCCTCTACGACGGCCTGCGGCTGGCCACCCTCCTCATCTGCGTGGGCGCGGCGAACTCCCTGGCCAACCCCGCCCGCCTCCTCAAGTCCCTGCCCGGCGCCCTCTACGAGATGGGCGTGGCGGTGGTCGTGGCCCTCACCTACGCCCCCCACCTGATCGCCGACGTCCAGCGCCTGCGTGCCGCCCGCCGTCTGCGGGGCCGTCCCGACACGGGTATCCGCGGCCTCCTGCACGTCGGACTCCCGGTCCTGGAGAGCGCGTTGGAGCGCTCGGTCGCCCTCGCCGCCGCGATGCACGCCCGCGGCTACGGCCGCAGCGCCGACGTCCCGCCCCGCGTCCGCCGTACGACCACCGCGCTCACCCTCGGCGGCCTGCTCGGCGTCTGCGCGGGAACGTACGGAGTGCTGACCGCCGAGGGCGGCACATACGGCCTCCCGGTCCTCCTCGCCGGACTCGCCGCCGCGCTCGCGGGGCTGCGTCTGGGCGGTCGCCGCTCCCTGCGCACCCGTTACCGCCCGGACCGCTGGGACGCGCGCGCCTGGCTGGTCACCGGTTCCGGCGTGGCCGTCGCCGCCCTGCTGGCCCTAGCCGCCGCCCGCGACCCGGCGGCCCTGCACCCCGGCGTGGTCCCCCTCGTCGCCCCCGCCCTCCCCTTGTGGCCCGCGGCGGCCGTCCTCCTCGGCCTGCTCCCCGCCTTCATCAGCCCCGCACCCCGACATCCCGCCCTCAAGGAGCCGTCGTGA